Part of the Clostridium sporogenes genome, TTTGCTTCTTTTGATTACTCCCTATTTTAAAATAACAATAAAATTTTTCCTAATTATTATTATTTTAATTTTATATTTTCCCTCATCTTATCCATAAGTTTATCCAAAAGTGCCTCTACAGTATCTCCATCTACAGGATAAGTTACATTTCCATATCCTACATGATATTGTGATAATTGAGGATAAATTAAAGAAAGCATTTTATATTTTTCTTGTATTTTATTTTTCATATCTTCAACTTTATCTTCATCACAATTTGGCAATACACCTACAAAAGTTAATAAACCATGCTTTGTTATAAAATTTGGACCTTTAAAAATATCCTTTATTCCTTTATAAAAAACATCTGTTAATGTTATATAACTTTCTTTTACATCTATTTTTTCTTCCTCATCTGTATTTTTTATAAGAGTAAATATAACTGAAGAAACTTTTGTGTTATCTGTTTTAGCTTTATTTAATTCATCAACGAAATAAATTTTAAACTCTTCCGGTAATTCTTCTTCCTTAACATTGGGATCTATAATTTCTTTTTCTTTAACAACTTCTTCTTTAACTTCATTAGTGTTTTCATTATCTTCATTAATATATATTTTTTGAACTTTAGATTCCTTTTCTGTTGATACTTGTTCTTTACTACCTTTACTTTCTTTTATAGTTTTAACTATTCTATCTAATAGAACTTTATTATCAAAAGGTTTTAATATATAATCTGAAATACCTTCTCTTATTACCTTTGCAAAGGCATCTCTAGTGTTTACCTTAGTTAATATAACTATAGGAATGTCCACATTTTTTTCTCTTATCTTTTCAACTACCTCAAATCCATCTTCCCTAGTCAAACCTAACTCTAGTATTATCAAATCTATATTATCCTTTTTTTCATAAAGCTTATTAAAAAATTCAAAGGAAGTAGAAGTCTCATAAACTTTTATGTCTTTTTCCTCTAAAAGATCTTTAACTCTGTATCTCATATAACTCATATCATCTAATATTATAATATTTTGCACACTTATCACTCTCATATTTAAAT contains:
- a CDS encoding response regulator; translated protein: MQNIIILDDMSYMRYRVKDLLEEKDIKVYETSTSFEFFNKLYEKKDNIDLIILELGLTREDGFEVVEKIREKNVDIPIVILTKVNTRDAFAKVIREGISDYILKPFDNKVLLDRIVKTIKESKGSKEQVSTEKESKVQKIYINEDNENTNEVKEEVVKEKEIIDPNVKEEELPEEFKIYFVDELNKAKTDNTKVSSVIFTLIKNTDEEEKIDVKESYITLTDVFYKGIKDIFKGPNFITKHGLLTFVGVLPNCDEDKVEDMKNKIQEKYKMLSLIYPQLSQYHVGYGNVTYPVDGDTVEALLDKLMDKMRENIKLK